Proteins encoded within one genomic window of Halobacteroides halobius DSM 5150:
- the spoIIID gene encoding sporulation transcriptional regulator SpoIIID — protein sequence MKDYIYRRVLEVGNYIYETKATVRQAAKVFGVSKSTIHKDVTDRIKKVDEELAEDVREVLDYNKAERHYRGGEATRKKYLNQNEEQMIEEVGK from the coding sequence ATGAAGGATTATATTTATCGTCGAGTTTTAGAGGTTGGTAACTACATATATGAGACTAAAGCTACAGTTAGACAAGCCGCAAAAGTTTTTGGAGTTAGTAAGAGTACTATTCATAAAGATGTAACAGATAGAATAAAAAAAGTAGATGAAGAGTTAGCAGAAGATGTACGAGAGGTATTAGATTATAATAAGGCTGAGCGCCATTATAGAGGTGGAGAGGCTACAAGAAAGAAGTATTTAAATCAAAATGAGGAACAAATGATAGAGGAGGTTGGCAAATAA
- a CDS encoding flagellar basal body L-ring protein FlgH: MQYKRLALMIVIILFSTTTIQAASLWNQSKSMYSDERAYKAGDILTIIVSENATATQQASTDVSQTNQAAVGAGTGILDFINPFAFDESDSSSAAGNTSRSGNLSAKVAVRVVKVLPDGNLKISGMKEIIINDERQKINLSGIIRPEDISAGNTIQSNYIANLDINYEGKGVIANKQKPGIITRILNWFF; this comes from the coding sequence ATGCAATATAAGAGATTGGCCCTGATGATAGTAATTATATTATTTTCTACTACAACTATTCAAGCTGCTTCCCTTTGGAATCAGTCTAAATCTATGTATTCGGATGAACGGGCCTATAAAGCAGGAGATATCTTAACGATAATAGTTAGTGAAAATGCTACAGCAACCCAACAAGCTAGTACAGATGTTTCCCAGACTAATCAAGCTGCCGTAGGAGCAGGAACAGGAATTTTGGATTTTATTAATCCATTTGCGTTTGATGAAAGTGATAGTAGTTCAGCAGCTGGAAATACTAGCCGAAGTGGCAATCTATCTGCTAAAGTAGCTGTGAGAGTGGTTAAAGTATTACCTGATGGTAATTTAAAGATTTCTGGAATGAAAGAAATTATTATTAATGATGAAAGACAGAAGATAAATTTAAGTGGAATAATTAGACCCGAAGATATTTCTGCTGGAAATACAATTCAATCAAATTATATAGCTAATTTAGATATTAATTATGAAGGTAAAGGGGTCATTGCTAACAAACAAAAGCCAGGAATTATTACTAGAATTCTTA
- a CDS encoding F0F1 ATP synthase subunit epsilon has translation MAQMKLNIVTPEGSVYDDQAKMITVRTIDGDRGIMPHHEPLITGVDIGPIKIKEDSDELHLAASHGYMEVTPEEVTILVDTAEFADEIDVERAEEAKKRAEDRLNKGNDNINERRAEIALQKAINRLRVTKGRNFE, from the coding sequence ATGGCTCAAATGAAGCTTAATATTGTTACCCCGGAAGGTAGTGTTTATGATGACCAAGCCAAGATGATAACCGTAAGGACAATTGATGGTGACCGGGGAATTATGCCTCATCATGAACCTTTAATAACTGGAGTAGATATAGGACCAATAAAGATTAAAGAAGATAGTGATGAACTTCATCTTGCAGCTAGTCATGGTTATATGGAAGTTACTCCAGAAGAAGTTACTATTTTAGTAGATACTGCTGAATTTGCTGATGAAATTGATGTTGAGCGGGCTGAAGAAGCTAAAAAACGAGCTGAAGATAGATTGAATAAAGGCAATGATAATATTAATGAGCGTAGAGCGGAGATTGCTTTACAGAAAGCTATAAATCGTTTACGAGTTACTAAAGGACGTAACTTTGAGTAA
- the murA gene encoding UDP-N-acetylglucosamine 1-carboxyvinyltransferase translates to MKRIIINGGNKLGGKIGISGAKNAALPVIMAALMGQGESILYDVPHLRDVNNLIKILNALGAKTEFKDNRLLVNTNALNKLEVPAKLATQMRASYYALGALLGRYGEVTTTLPGGCKIGRRPVDLHLKGFKALGAEINRDGCIINLQADKLIGDKIYLDYPSVGATMNIMMAATMAQGETMIENAAKEPEIVDLASYLNVMGAKVKGAGTNLIRIQGVKKLQGREYTIIPDRIEAGTYIISAAITNSQLYIDNVLVEHINSLLAKLREMGIKIKEDVNGVEVIANKPLNAVDIKTLPYPGFATDLQAQTMALLTQVKGQAKVTETVFEDRFGHVSQLKKMGAKIKVEGNAAAVQNSNLIGARVKATDLRAGASLVLAGLAAEGQTEIEDIYHIKRGYEDITNKLTNVGAKIKEVEQ, encoded by the coding sequence ATGAAACGAATAATAATTAATGGTGGTAATAAATTAGGTGGTAAAATAGGCATTAGTGGTGCCAAGAATGCAGCATTACCAGTGATTATGGCTGCGTTAATGGGCCAAGGTGAAAGTATATTATATGATGTTCCCCATTTAAGAGATGTTAATAATCTAATTAAGATTCTAAATGCTTTAGGTGCTAAAACTGAATTTAAAGATAATAGATTACTAGTTAATACAAATGCACTTAATAAATTAGAGGTTCCTGCTAAATTAGCTACTCAAATGAGGGCTTCTTATTATGCATTAGGGGCTTTATTAGGTCGTTATGGAGAAGTGACTACTACTTTACCTGGTGGTTGTAAGATCGGGAGGAGACCAGTTGATTTACATTTGAAAGGTTTTAAAGCTTTAGGAGCAGAAATAAATAGAGATGGCTGCATAATTAATCTTCAAGCTGATAAATTAATTGGGGATAAAATATATCTAGATTATCCTAGTGTAGGTGCAACTATGAATATTATGATGGCAGCTACTATGGCCCAAGGAGAAACCATGATTGAAAATGCAGCTAAAGAACCAGAGATTGTTGATTTGGCTAGTTACTTAAATGTGATGGGGGCCAAAGTCAAAGGAGCTGGAACAAATTTAATTAGAATTCAAGGGGTTAAGAAACTTCAGGGGAGAGAATATACAATTATTCCTGACCGGATCGAAGCTGGGACTTATATAATATCTGCTGCTATTACAAATAGTCAATTATATATTGATAATGTATTAGTAGAGCATATTAATTCCTTACTGGCTAAATTAAGAGAGATGGGAATAAAGATCAAAGAAGATGTTAATGGGGTGGAAGTAATTGCAAATAAACCATTAAATGCAGTTGATATAAAAACGCTGCCCTACCCTGGTTTTGCTACAGACTTACAAGCTCAGACTATGGCTTTATTAACTCAGGTAAAGGGCCAAGCTAAAGTAACTGAGACTGTATTTGAAGATAGGTTTGGTCATGTAAGCCAACTTAAGAAAATGGGGGCTAAAATCAAGGTAGAAGGAAATGCTGCTGCAGTGCAGAATAGTAATTTAATTGGTGCTAGAGTCAAAGCTACTGATTTAAGAGCGGGTGCTAGTTTAGTACTGGCTGGATTAGCAGCAGAAGGTCAAACAGAAATAGAAGATATTTACCATATTAAGCGTGGATATGAAGACATAACTAATAAATTAACTAATGTAGGAGCTAAAATTAAAGAAGTTGAACAATAA
- a CDS encoding M23 family metallopeptidase: protein MNKEQKDLTAKLKSIMKQIDWRRSLSVIGLFFILGASFAVYQHYNKPTQQSELSQQAKVEIVDIKTKETNYDLGSKKLELPVRKKTKDATGTKPKQAVKVTNNQVANAQFENLIMPVNGEVISSRQWYKDETLDAWRYNPGVDIAAKIGTKVKVVQDGKVEEIIKDDFKGITVIIKHQDEFKTLYGNLRSCKVKEGSPVKKGQIIGEVGDSGSDKNRLHFEIIKAGKRVPPTKYLK, encoded by the coding sequence ATGAATAAAGAACAGAAAGACTTAACTGCTAAATTAAAATCAATTATGAAGCAAATAGACTGGAGAAGGAGTTTATCAGTAATTGGGCTATTTTTCATTTTAGGAGCTAGTTTTGCAGTTTATCAACACTATAATAAACCTACTCAACAAAGTGAGCTTAGTCAACAAGCTAAAGTGGAAATAGTTGATATTAAAACTAAAGAAACTAATTATGATTTGGGTAGTAAAAAATTGGAGTTGCCAGTAAGAAAAAAGACTAAAGATGCTACTGGTACAAAGCCTAAGCAAGCTGTTAAAGTAACTAATAATCAAGTAGCTAATGCCCAGTTTGAAAATTTAATTATGCCGGTTAATGGAGAAGTTATAAGTTCTCGTCAATGGTATAAAGATGAAACATTGGATGCTTGGAGGTATAATCCAGGTGTAGATATTGCTGCTAAGATCGGAACAAAGGTTAAAGTAGTTCAGGATGGTAAGGTAGAAGAGATAATTAAAGATGATTTTAAAGGAATTACAGTTATTATTAAACATCAGGATGAATTTAAGACTTTATATGGTAACTTACGAAGTTGTAAAGTAAAAGAAGGATCTCCAGTAAAGAAAGGCCAAATAATTGGAGAAGTAGGAGATAGTGGTTCAGATAAGAACAGATTACATTTTGAAATTATTAAAGCAGGAAAAAGAGTACCACCTACAAAATATTTGAAGTAA
- the flgF gene encoding flagellar basal-body rod protein FlgF: protein MIKGLYTAASGMQASLQKNNIISNNLANINTTGYKKEMTVNKSFSEELVTRMDGEVTDIGQGGSSVVVAGATTDQSTGSFKKTGNKLDWAIEGSGFFTIQTPYGVRYTRNGDFTINKQNQVVTQNGYLVRGEEGILKLPPQSEQVSLKNNKLVVNGEIINKVKLKDFPNKAGLEKAGGTLFRWTPQAGQAFAAQGEIQQGFLEQSNVNVVEEMVKMIANSRKYEANQKMIKAHDNTLGKAVNQVGKA from the coding sequence ATGATAAAAGGATTATATACAGCTGCTTCAGGAATGCAGGCATCATTACAAAAAAATAATATAATTTCAAATAATTTGGCTAACATTAATACAACTGGTTATAAAAAGGAGATGACTGTTAATAAGTCTTTTTCTGAAGAATTAGTAACAAGGATGGATGGTGAAGTTACTGATATAGGTCAGGGAGGTAGTAGTGTAGTTGTTGCAGGAGCTACTACTGACCAAAGTACAGGTAGTTTTAAGAAGACAGGAAATAAACTGGATTGGGCGATTGAAGGTTCTGGCTTTTTTACAATTCAAACACCTTATGGGGTCAGATATACTAGAAATGGTGACTTTACTATTAATAAGCAAAATCAAGTAGTTACTCAAAATGGATATTTAGTGAGAGGAGAAGAAGGAATTTTAAAGCTACCTCCACAAAGTGAACAAGTTAGTTTAAAAAATAATAAGTTAGTAGTTAATGGAGAGATAATTAATAAGGTTAAACTTAAAGATTTTCCTAATAAAGCTGGTTTAGAAAAAGCAGGAGGTACACTGTTTAGATGGACCCCACAAGCGGGCCAAGCTTTTGCTGCTCAAGGAGAGATCCAACAGGGCTTTTTAGAACAATCTAATGTAAATGTAGTAGAAGAAATGGTAAAGATGATAGCAAATAGTCGTAAATACGAGGCTAATCAAAAGATGATTAAAGCTCATGACAATACTTTAGGTAAGGCTGTTAATCAAGTAGGTAAGGCATAA
- the flgA gene encoding flagellar basal body P-ring formation chaperone FlgA, whose translation MKGQLVLISCLLVVLLCNVGVKAQQMNTIIIPQQVKVKQIEIELKDIAYINGSNSFIKQVGGISLGRAPLPDYRRSIYRQEVIYALKRSNVNLSQLNFNVPYQFSVVSDYRNLSVKQIIQKGKNYIYNRLPYANKDLKITAINPPQKLKVPYGTLEFKVGDNWSSNLLGRTSVAINIVVNGQVYKQVYLQYQVKLWRKVLVAKKSLERGQIIKPNLFKKQRRLVKSSRQEFVRLDTQLTGLKLKSYLSPGQPLLKWMVEKPPLVRRWKEVTIVAQVGGVKITTIGKALEPGYKGEIIKVRNENTGQTLKGRVVAKRKVKVIIY comes from the coding sequence ATGAAGGGGCAGTTAGTACTTATTAGTTGTTTATTAGTAGTTCTGTTATGTAATGTAGGAGTCAAAGCTCAACAGATGAATACTATTATTATCCCCCAACAGGTAAAAGTAAAACAGATAGAGATTGAATTAAAGGATATAGCTTATATAAATGGAAGTAATTCGTTTATAAAACAAGTAGGGGGTATTAGTCTAGGTCGAGCCCCACTACCCGATTATAGAAGGAGTATCTATCGTCAAGAGGTTATTTATGCTCTAAAAAGGAGTAATGTTAATTTATCACAACTTAATTTTAACGTACCTTACCAATTTAGTGTTGTAAGTGATTATCGTAATTTGTCTGTTAAACAGATAATTCAAAAGGGGAAAAATTATATTTATAATCGTCTTCCCTATGCAAATAAAGATTTAAAGATCACAGCAATTAATCCTCCTCAAAAGTTAAAAGTACCTTATGGAACTTTAGAATTTAAGGTAGGGGATAATTGGTCAAGTAATTTGTTGGGGAGAACTTCGGTTGCAATTAATATTGTAGTAAATGGTCAAGTATATAAACAGGTGTACTTACAATATCAAGTTAAGTTATGGAGGAAGGTATTAGTAGCTAAAAAAAGTTTAGAACGAGGCCAAATTATTAAGCCAAATTTATTCAAAAAACAGCGTAGGTTAGTCAAAAGCTCAAGACAAGAATTTGTTAGATTAGATACTCAACTAACAGGGCTGAAGTTAAAATCTTACTTAAGCCCAGGCCAACCGTTATTAAAGTGGATGGTAGAAAAGCCACCTTTAGTACGCAGGTGGAAAGAAGTAACAATAGTTGCTCAAGTAGGTGGGGTTAAAATCACTACGATAGGTAAAGCTTTAGAGCCTGGATATAAAGGAGAAATAATTAAAGTTAGAAATGAAAATACTGGCCAGACATTAAAGGGTAGAGTAGTTGCTAAGCGGAAAGTGAAGGTTATAATTTATTAG
- the atpD gene encoding F0F1 ATP synthase subunit beta, with the protein MSQSDTEGQNIGQVVEVIGPVVEAEFSSGKLPEINDAIRILDEENEIDVTVEIMNQVGDNRVKGVSMSSTDGIVRGTKAIDLGGPISVPVGEECLGRIFNVLGEPIDNQGEVETDNYSPIHRDAPAYEEQDTSTEIFETGIKVVDLLAPYAQGGKVGLFGGAGVGKTVLIQELINNIATEHGGYSVFTGVGERTREGNDLWLEFKEADILDKVALVYGQMNEPPGARMRVGLSGLTMAEYFRDEAGKDTLLFIDNIFRFIQAGSEVSALLGRMPSAVGYQPTLATDVGALQERITSTKKGSITSVQAVYVPADDLTDPAPATTFAHLDATTVLSRQIAEKGIYPAVDPLDSTSTILDPNIVGEEHYNVARQVQETLQQYQDLQDIIAILGMDELSEEDRLTVERARKIERFLSQPFFVAEQFTGMPGTYVSVDETVRGFKEILDGKHDDLPEEAFLFVGTIDEAVEKAKDSKGSE; encoded by the coding sequence GTTGAAGTTATTGGTCCGGTAGTTGAAGCTGAATTTAGCAGTGGTAAATTACCTGAAATTAATGATGCAATTAGAATTTTAGATGAAGAAAATGAAATAGATGTTACTGTAGAGATCATGAATCAGGTTGGAGATAATAGAGTTAAAGGTGTTTCTATGTCTTCAACTGATGGAATAGTTAGAGGAACAAAGGCCATTGATTTAGGAGGGCCAATTTCTGTACCAGTTGGTGAAGAGTGTCTAGGTCGGATCTTTAATGTATTAGGTGAGCCAATTGATAACCAAGGTGAAGTTGAGACAGATAATTATTCACCAATCCATCGTGATGCACCAGCTTATGAAGAACAAGACACATCTACTGAAATTTTTGAGACAGGGATTAAAGTAGTAGACTTATTAGCTCCTTACGCTCAAGGAGGAAAAGTAGGTTTGTTTGGTGGTGCAGGTGTAGGTAAGACAGTTTTGATTCAGGAGTTAATTAATAATATAGCTACTGAGCATGGAGGTTATTCTGTATTTACAGGTGTAGGTGAACGGACTCGTGAAGGTAATGACTTATGGTTAGAATTTAAAGAAGCAGATATTTTAGATAAAGTAGCATTAGTTTATGGTCAAATGAATGAACCACCTGGAGCAAGAATGCGGGTTGGTTTAAGTGGTCTAACAATGGCTGAATACTTCCGAGATGAAGCTGGTAAAGATACATTATTATTCATTGATAATATCTTCCGTTTTATCCAGGCAGGTTCAGAGGTTTCGGCTTTATTAGGTCGTATGCCTTCTGCAGTAGGTTATCAACCAACATTAGCAACTGATGTAGGGGCTTTACAAGAACGGATTACTTCTACTAAGAAGGGATCTATTACATCTGTTCAGGCAGTATATGTTCCAGCAGATGACTTAACAGACCCAGCACCAGCTACTACATTTGCTCACTTAGATGCAACAACTGTATTATCACGACAGATTGCTGAAAAAGGTATTTACCCTGCTGTAGATCCATTAGATTCTACTTCTACTATCTTAGACCCTAATATTGTAGGAGAAGAGCACTATAATGTAGCTCGTCAAGTTCAGGAGACATTACAGCAATATCAGGATTTACAGGATATTATTGCTATTTTAGGTATGGATGAATTATCTGAAGAGGACAGATTAACAGTAGAACGAGCTCGTAAAATTGAACGTTTCTTATCTCAGCCTTTCTTTGTAGCAGAACAGTTTACTGGTATGCCTGGTACGTATGTATCAGTTGATGAAACTGTACGTGGATTTAAAGAGATTCTAGATGGAAAGCATGATGATTTGCCTGAGGAAGCCTTCTTATTTGTTGGAACAATTGATGAAGCTGTAGAGAAGGCTAAAGATTCTAAAGGAAGTGAATAA
- the spoIID gene encoding stage II sporulation protein D codes for MKDVLIVFIICSLLFIFIIPTTVVFLTDQLQPIQKSIKVYNSKTKEVIELQIEEYLKGVLAAEMPASFPIEALKAQAVAARTYTFKRLANQEQLTTNSRVDQAWLSQQDLLERWGLINYFKYWPKVSAAVEETKGLILTYQGRIIDSVYHSSSGGQTASAKEVWGNKIPYLQSVRSRYERSSPYNRNRKVFTMTELSQKLNLDNSTIKSIRITKLSNSGRVLKIKIGDRFFTGQELRNELGLLSTDFSFDITGRRIEFITSGYGHGVGLSQYGAQGMANQGYSFSQILKYYYHGVKFSLVDYD; via the coding sequence TTGAAGGATGTTCTAATAGTATTTATTATTTGCAGTTTATTATTTATCTTTATTATTCCTACTACGGTAGTATTTTTAACCGATCAATTGCAACCTATACAAAAGAGTATTAAAGTATATAATAGTAAGACAAAAGAAGTTATAGAATTACAGATAGAAGAGTATCTTAAAGGGGTGTTAGCTGCAGAAATGCCTGCTTCTTTTCCTATAGAAGCTCTAAAAGCTCAGGCAGTAGCAGCTAGAACTTATACTTTTAAAAGGTTAGCTAATCAAGAGCAATTAACAACTAATAGTAGAGTAGATCAAGCATGGCTTTCTCAACAGGATTTATTAGAAAGATGGGGACTAATTAATTATTTTAAGTATTGGCCTAAGGTTTCTGCTGCTGTAGAGGAGACTAAGGGGTTAATTCTAACTTATCAAGGGAGAATTATAGATTCTGTTTATCATTCTTCTAGTGGGGGCCAGACTGCCTCTGCTAAAGAAGTGTGGGGCAATAAGATTCCTTATTTACAGAGTGTAAGAAGTAGGTATGAACGAAGTTCTCCATATAATAGGAATAGAAAAGTATTTACCATGACTGAGTTATCTCAAAAATTAAATCTTGACAATAGTACTATTAAGTCTATAAGAATAACTAAATTAAGTAATAGTGGGCGAGTATTAAAAATTAAAATAGGAGATAGATTTTTCACAGGTCAAGAGCTAAGGAATGAATTAGGGTTATTATCCACTGATTTTTCTTTTGATATTACCGGGCGAAGAATTGAGTTTATTACTTCTGGTTATGGACATGGAGTCGGTTTAAGTCAGTATGGTGCTCAAGGAATGGCTAATCAAGGCTATAGTTTTAGTCAAATTTTAAAGTACTACTACCACGGAGTAAAATTTTCGCTGGTAGATTATGATTAA
- a CDS encoding YueI family protein, producing the protein MTNNKEDDIQKEALKGQQNKSNLEQQVAAGMHGGLELKKGEKNRFLGEFRERVLIALTYNQVKAGKGYQQVKDNIKDPEATKLIVNREVDQKSAKEYIRLAREANLSFKRVDSPDFTGDIALIVVSDHAVNKEDVSIRDKEKYLLEQGIPKELIDAQGDKVCADCYQLVKEKAPQELDNYQQFSWLDKLLGAECPGPH; encoded by the coding sequence ATGACTAATAATAAAGAGGATGATATTCAAAAGGAGGCCCTTAAAGGACAACAAAATAAAAGTAATTTAGAACAGCAAGTTGCAGCAGGGATGCATGGTGGTTTGGAGTTAAAAAAGGGAGAAAAAAATAGGTTTTTAGGTGAATTTAGAGAACGAGTTTTAATTGCACTAACATATAACCAAGTTAAAGCAGGTAAGGGTTATCAACAGGTAAAAGATAATATAAAAGACCCAGAAGCCACAAAGTTAATTGTAAATCGAGAGGTTGATCAAAAAAGTGCTAAAGAGTATATTAGATTGGCCCGAGAAGCTAACCTTTCTTTTAAAAGGGTTGATTCACCAGATTTTACGGGGGATATAGCATTAATAGTTGTGAGTGATCATGCCGTAAATAAAGAAGATGTATCTATTAGGGATAAAGAGAAGTATTTATTAGAGCAAGGAATACCTAAAGAGTTAATTGATGCTCAAGGTGATAAAGTATGCGCAGATTGTTATCAACTAGTAAAAGAAAAGGCGCCACAAGAATTGGATAATTATCAACAGTTTTCCTGGTTAGATAAACTATTAGGTGCAGAATGTCCAGGGCCTCATTAG
- the flgG gene encoding flagellar basal-body rod protein FlgG — protein sequence MIRSLWTAASGMKAQQLNVDTISNNLANVNTTGFKKSRASFQDLMYQTIKQPGTPNSQGSQIPTGIQVGHGVRAAATQKIFTQGSLKNTGNSLDLAIQGDGFFKVRLPDGSIGYTRDGSFNLDSMGQLVTSDGYKLQPPINIPADATNVTINEEGMVTYMTPGADVPQEGGQIELANFANPAGLKAIGQNIYKQTAASGGAMDGVPGQAGYGTLAQGFLESSNVKVVDEMVDMIAAQRAYEVNSKAIKTSNDMLKQANNLKR from the coding sequence ATGATTCGATCATTATGGACTGCAGCATCAGGTATGAAAGCACAACAGTTAAATGTTGATACTATTTCTAATAATTTAGCTAATGTTAACACGACAGGTTTTAAGAAGTCAAGAGCTAGTTTTCAAGATTTAATGTATCAAACAATTAAGCAACCAGGAACTCCAAATAGTCAAGGTTCTCAAATTCCGACTGGAATTCAGGTTGGTCATGGGGTACGTGCAGCTGCTACGCAAAAAATATTTACGCAAGGTAGTTTGAAGAACACAGGGAATTCACTTGATTTAGCTATTCAGGGAGATGGATTCTTTAAGGTGCGGTTACCAGATGGTAGTATTGGATATACTCGTGATGGTTCTTTTAATTTAGATAGTATGGGCCAATTAGTAACATCTGATGGTTATAAGCTACAACCACCGATTAATATCCCAGCTGATGCAACAAATGTTACAATCAATGAAGAAGGGATGGTAACTTATATGACTCCTGGAGCTGATGTTCCTCAAGAAGGAGGTCAGATTGAGTTGGCTAACTTTGCTAATCCAGCGGGGTTAAAGGCAATTGGTCAAAATATCTATAAACAAACAGCAGCATCTGGAGGGGCTATGGATGGAGTTCCAGGTCAGGCAGGTTATGGAACATTGGCCCAAGGTTTCTTAGAATCTTCAAATGTTAAGGTGGTAGATGAAATGGTAGACATGATAGCTGCTCAAAGGGCTTATGAAGTCAATTCTAAAGCAATTAAAACATCTAATGATATGTTAAAGCAAGCTAATAATCTAAAAAGATAG